The nucleotide sequence CGCCCGCAACTTTGTGAAGTTCAGAAACTGAAGGCACCTTAATCTCTTCAGCTGTAGTTTTTTCGTTTTGAGATAACTTTTTCTGTAtgaattgttgaaaagattgagCCCCAGGTATCACTCCTGCAAATCTGATAATAGCTTCTAGTAGTTCCAGCTTTGCATCCttttcagatggctcctttccaGAATTTGTGAACTCTACTTTTCTTGGGATCAATCTCTCATTGTTCACAATGGATTTATACATATAATCAAGTAGGTGGTTAACTCGATTAAAATCGATATACTCTTCGAAAAGAACAAATGATGAGCTTGACTTACAGAAAAATCGAAAATTGGATTCCAAGATATCTTCTTGACCCAATAAGGCCTTCTGGATTTGCTTCAACACAATAAGTGGAATCTGGTTCTCTAACATGATCAAATCATTTATTTTCACAGCAAAATCTTGATTTGAATAAGCATTTAACAGATCAATCAAGAACATTCCATCAATAGTGAATAACCATGCCAACATATTGTCATCAGCATCATGGTAAAAATCGTAGCAATCGCGAACCAAGGGGACAATCTTTTTGACCTTTTCCACAAATTCTTGTTCATAGTCATGAACTTGATGTGGCTTTAGTACGCTTTTCACGGCTGTGAGCTTCTTCTGCTCCATCTTGTGATAGAGCTCAGGCTGAAAATGAtgattcggcccaactgcccaagcCCGACTTGTTGAGGGATGTAAGCTTCCAGCTTTTCTGCTTTGAGGTTTTTGGGAATTTCAAATACGGAAACTGGAGGTGTATCTATTGTGATTGCAATTTGGGTTTTTAAGGTTTCACTGATTTGATCCACCCATGGTCTCTCACCATAGTTTGGGCTCAAAAATGGGTTCAAAGAAGCCATATGATACTCCCAAAATTGGATCCAAGACTTAAATGATAGAAGCTTAACACTATGACTTAATATTTTAACCTGAAATGCTTCGGTTTGTAAACCCTTCAGTCACATGATCCAAGACTTAAAGTGTTGGGAATCATGGTATCAGGAAAAATAGCGGAAGCGGTTTATATAATTTACCAAAAGCCgattatataaatttgatttattaaTCCGATTAATAAATATTCCCAATCAGGATCAAGGTTATACGCGTATAAACAAATAAACTGAATAAACAACCATAGAGGGTTTTAGTAATCAACCTTTGACGACTACACCGGAATTGTAACACGCGGGTTACAACGAATCCTCGCTAGTAGGAAGTTCACAATCGAGCACAAGATACCTCTAGTAGAACCGGCCAAGAAGAAGGTggttattcaaaaaaaaaaaaactctttggGTTTCCACCTTAAACATCCTTTTATTCTAAAAGGTGTCTCTTGGGTTTCCACATTAAACATCCTTTTATTAGAAAAAGGTGTCTCTTGGGTTTCCACTATTATTATTTCACAAATAATAATCTACCTACTCGTGAACATATACGATTCGTGCACCAACGTGTAACTCTTCGGATCGTACCAAGTTAGTTACGTTGACTTTAATTAAGGTCGGACATACatatatccaacaatctcccacttggacgaTTTTAATTAAATGAGTCAACGTGTGCAGAGTTGGACGCCTAGCTGCATCGCACTGCTCTTAACACGGCATGACACTTTACAGTCGTCAACTAGTTCTTTGCGTTCAAGTAACACTTTACTTAACCAAATACTATAGCCCTGATAATTCTATCAATAAGTCCCTTCTGTATAGAACATTCATTGATCATAAGACATGGATCATTCATTCTTATATAGTGATCAACCATTCTCTATTCTCGTCTTTAATTCAAAGTGGTCTAACGAACTACTCTTAGTCCGAGCGTGGCCACGCGTTTATTCCAGTTTGAGTTTAACGAGGGCGCCAGAATGTCTAAACTTCTAATCCCATAGAAGTACAGAATTCCATCAGCACCATACAACTCCCACTTAACCTTGGATTCCTCCCAACGCTACCCGGATTACTACCCATGTTTCAGGACAGTGTTAGATAACATCAAAGATTGTCCTTGATCAATGTAGTTTAATATGTGCCTAAAGAAAAAAGACAGATTGAACATATCAATATCAAAACATCTCATGACTTAGATCCATGGAGATCGTTTTGAAGCGAGTCACATCGAATATCATTCCCTAGTGATATCTGTGAATTTTGATTCTCAAACTCTTGAGTTATTCATCTCATGAATACAATCATCTCAATTcacaatagtcttacattcaaatTCATTCCCATGTAATTTGATCGACTACGGATATTTTAGAATACGTTTATTCAAGGATATAAACATACAAATAACAAACACAGTTACAAAATAATTAAACTTGCatttaaccaataaatcaaataaCTATTTCAATGTAACTGTTGTAGTTCAAAATTAAAACACCAATACTAACTACAGATCATGCCCACTGTCTAGCAAATCTAAGCCCTATTTTTCCAGCATGCTCCTCATGTTTAGCTTGAGGTAGAGGCTTAGTAAAGGGGTCAGCCAGATTTAGATCTGTATGAACTTTGCTTATTACGATGTCTCCACGCTCTATTATCTCTCTAATATAGTGGAATTTTCTGAGTATATGCCTTGTGGTTTGATGCGACCTTGGTTCTTTTGCAAGAGCAATGGCACCAGTATTGTCACACAGCATCTCGATTGGTTTCTTTATGCTAGGCATAACATCGAGATCAGTAATGAACTTCTTCATCCAGGCAGCCTCCTTAGCAGCATCCGATGCAGCATTGTATTCTGATTCACAGGTGGATTGAGCAACCACACTTtgcttcgagctcttccaagTAACAGCCCCACCATTCAGAATGAAAACATATCCAGTCTGTGATCTTGAATCGTCACGATCAGTCTGGAAACTTGCATCAGTATAACACTTAACTGATAGCTCCTCATCCAGTCCTCCATATATTAAGAACAGGTCCTTAGTCCTTCTTAAGTACTTAAGAATGTTCTTCACTGCAGCCCAGTGGCTCTCTCCTGGATTCTGTTGATATCTACTCGTCATGCTAAGAGCATACGAGACATCAGGTCTGGTACATAACATGGCGTACATGATGGAACCGATAGCAGAAGCATATGGAACTCTTTccattttcttcttttcctct is from Helianthus annuus cultivar XRQ/B chromosome 9, HanXRQr2.0-SUNRISE, whole genome shotgun sequence and encodes:
- the LOC110876233 gene encoding putative UPF0481 protein At3g02645, which translates into the protein MEQKKLTAVKSVLKPHQVHDYEQEFVEKVKKIVPLVRDCYDFYHDADDNMLAWLFTIDGMFLIDLLNAYSNQDFAVKINDLIMLENQIPLIVLKQIQKALLGQEDILESNFRFFCKSSSSFVLFEEYIDFNRVNHLLDYMYKSIVNNERLIPRKVEFTNSGKEPSEKDAKLELLEAIIRFAGVIPGAQSFQQFIQKKLSQNEKTTAEEIKVPSVSELHKVAGVEFRLSPKNEGIRNINFVQGKVRYCYLSLMTLNRDSEVVLRNLVAYEKLMANYSFMGEYGLELTEYVDFMCGIIDCAKDVKLLREQKIIEGDLSDEEIVKLFNGIGKSRLKLRGESELRKTVAQLNMVYESTPRIRVQRMIEKQFLVWAKFLTFLVSISSAVIFIREVYLMVHGLNPSNMMLARILRARFSGLLLFFFGPRGPRAVV